ACTTAATTCCTTCTAATGGATCTTCAAAACATTCTGCTACATAAATCCATTCAATACACTTTTCTAATCCAGCCTCCCCACTAACTAGTTTTACTTTTTGTAATGAATCTAATTTAAATATATCTTTTACTGAAATTGACATGTCATCCACCCTTGCCCTTTTATTATTAAAAATATCACTATTGCTTATAATATTTTTATCACATATTAATGCATAAAAAAAGGGTAAATTATAATATTCTTAAATATAAAATAAAAACCACACCATTATTGCCCTAATTTTATATAAGCAAAAGATGTAGTCTTTAATAATTTAAGAACCTAACTGAATTTTAGCATTTTCTTTTCTACTAATTTTACTAATTGAGATAGTGGCAAACTCAATATTAGATAAAAAACAGCTAAAATTGTATATGATTCAATGGTCAAGAACGATTGAGATGCATAACTTTGAGTTCTTAACAACAATTCACTAACTGATACATATGCAAGTAATGAAGTATCCTTTAACATCATAACCAAGTAATTTCCAAATACAGGTATTACATTTCTTAATGCTTGAGGTATTATTATTCTAAATAAAGCTTGATTATTTGTAAGACCTAATGCCAATGCTGCTTCATTTTGCCCACCATCAATTGATACGATTGATGATCGAATAACTTCTGATATATAACAACCATAATTAATTCCAAGACCTACTATTCCAGCAACTAACGAACTTATTTTAAATTGATATCCAGGATTCCAAAATTGTACAATCATTGATACTAAAAGTGGTACTACATAATACATATATACTAATTGAACTAATAATGGAGTTCCTCGAATGAATTCTAAAAATACTACCAATATTCCCCTTAATACTTTAAATCTACTTATACGTCCAATTGCAATAAGTAACCCTAAAACTATTGCCAAAAAAAATCCGAATATAGTTGCTTCTATAACAATCCAAAGTCCATCCCCTAAGGAAGGTACTAAATATTTAAATGCAGTGCTAAAATCTAAATTAGATAAAATATCCATCTATACTTCCTCCTTTTCCAAAAAAGAATCCTTATGGATTCTTTTTTAGATTTTATTATTTATCTGAAGTTTTACCATCTTCTATTGATACAAAATAATCTTCATTCATTCCATACTTCTTAAGAAGTTTAAGAATAGTTCCATCTTTTTTCATTTCATCAAGTTTTTCATTTACAGCATCTGCTAAAGCAGTGTCATTTTTTCTAACTGCTGCTGCTATCATTCCAGATGCCTCTGCCTTATATGGTGATAAAATCTTCAAATTAAGACTACTATCTTGAGATAAAGTATATCCTGCAACCATTCCATCTGTTATACAAGCATCTACTTTTCCAGTATTTACAGCTAACATTAATTCAGATTGACTTGCAAAGATTTTAACATCCTTAACCAAACCATCTTTTTGCCACTTTTGAGCTGTTTCTAAGAAGGCTGTTCCTTTTTGTCCTCCTAATGTTACATTTTTCAAATCATCTTTGCTTGTAATTTTAGAATCTTTAGGAATAACTATTGCTTCTCCCTCTTTGTACCATATATTTGTAAATTTAGCTAATTTTTTACGTTCATCTTTTACGTACATTCCATCTGTTACCATATCTACTGAATTATTATTTAGTTCAACCAATAAATTCTCAAATGGTATTTGCTTCATTTCAACTTTATTTATTCCAAGTCTTTTAGCAATTTCAGTTATTATTTCTGCATCAATTCCAGTAAATTCATTAGTCTTAGCATCTATAAATGCAAATGGTGCATCATTTGATGAAGCAACAGTCAATACTCCTTTTTCCTTTGCTGCTGCTAAAGTATCTTTTCCCTTACTACTATCTGCTGCCCCTGAATTAGTAGCATTTCCTCCTGATCCACATCCTGCCATTAATCCAATACACCCTATAACAACTACCGTCAATATCACTAATTTTCTCCACAATTTCTTCATATTAATTTCCCCTTTTCATAATTATTTTTGCTTATTTTGCTATATTAATTAAATTTAATATTTTATTTAATTAAGAACTCTAGATAAAAATTCTTTTGTTCTCTCATTTTTAGGATTTGTAAAAATCTCTTTAGGTGATCCTTCTTCAACTATATAACCTTTATCCATAAAAATTACTCTATCAGATACATCTCTAGCAAATCCCATTTCATGTGTAACAACTACCATAGTCATACCGTCCTTTGCTAACTGCTTCATAACATCTAATACATCTCCAACTAATTCTGGATCTAGAGCAGATGTTGGTTCATCAAACAAAAGCATCTTAGGCTCCATCGCTAGTGCTCTTGCTATGGCAACACGTTGTTGTTGTCCTCCTGACAAAGTCTTCGGGTACACATCTGCCTTTTCTTTCAAGCCAACCTTTCCTAAAAGTTCTAATGCTTTTTCTTCTGCTTCTTTTCTATTTTTCTTTTTAGTGAGTACTGGTGCTAGCATAACATTTTGAACCACAGTATGTAGTGGAAATAAATTATACTTTTGAAACACCATTCCTACTTCTTCTCTAAGAGTTCTGCTATCTGTATTTTTCTCCATAATACTTTTACCATTATAATACATTTCTCCACCTGTTGGAACTTCAAATAAATTTAAACACCTTAAAAATGTACTTTTTCCGGATCCAGAAGGTCCTATAATACATACAACTTCGCCTTCTTTTATATCTACACTTATATTCTTCAATACTTCAAGATTTCCGTATTTTTTTGATAATTCGCAAACTTTATACATATTCTCAACTCCTGTTTTCATATAATATAAAAAGACGCACTGTTTTAATTTCAGTGCGCCTTTGCATTCAATATAATTATTTTCTTTTTTTGTTAAAATAATATTATCACGATATTTTTATAATTTCTATACTCATAAGTAACATTTTTTATGTGCAGTGTGCACAACCTTTAATTTTAATTTATTCCTCACCATTGATTTTCAAAACTAGGCTGCGTTTCACTAAACAATCTTTGCTACTTTCAAGAATTAATTTGCTTGTATGTATATTATCACATTAATGTTTATCCGTCTATTATCATTTATAACAATATTTTAGTGCAATGTGCACAACCTTTTAAAGTGCGTTAATGTAAATATCTTTAATCTCTTCTAAGTTAAATTCTTTAGGATTATTGGCTATACTTGGTTTTGATACTTTCATACAGTTTTCTGACATCCAATCAATATCACTTTTTTTAACTCCAAGTTCACCTAATGTCACTTTAAGATTAATTTTTTCAAGGAATTTCCTTATAGCCTCAGCACAATCTTTTGCATCTGTTCCTCCTAGAAGCCTTGATATATCACTATATTTTTGTACATTGCTTTCCCATGATTTTTCAATAATTACAGGAGTAAGTGCTGCAAGACCTTTTCCATGAACAATATCATACAATCCACTTGCTGGATGTTCAAGACCATGTGGTGCAGCAACCCCTGCTACCCCAATAACCATACCTCCTAAAGTACTAGCTAATGTCACTTGTTCCCAAGCATCCATATCAGCAGGGTCATTGTATACTCTAATTAAGTTATCAGCTAATAATTTTATTCCATAAAAAGCTTTCATATCTGTTAATGGTTGTCCTATTTTTGATACATAAGCTTCCATATTATGTGCTAATGCATCAAAACCAACAGATGCAAGTATACTCTTTGGCATTGTTGTCATTAATTCTGGATCAATAATAGATGCTTTTGCAATTATTACATTTGTCCTAAGAGACTTTTTATCCTTTGTTTCCGGATTAGTAAGAACAGAAAAACAATTTCCTTCACTACCAGTCCCACAAGTTGTTGGTACTAAAACTATTGGTAATGCTTCATTTCCTTGCTTTATCCCAAATATGTATTCTGAAATATCTCCAGAATTCTTAGCTGAAAATGCTATACTCTTTGCAGCATCCATAATACTTCCGCCACCAAGACCTAAAATAACATCACAACCTGTTTCTCTTAAGACCTCTACACCTTCATATACAGTTGTAGTCAATGGATTTTGCTCAACTTTATCAAAAATTTCATATTCAACTTTTGCGTCTTTCAATAAAGTTATGACTTTATCAAGTAATCCACTTTTTTTTGTACTGCTTCTTCCAGTTACAATAAGCGCCTTCTTCCCATATTTAGATACTTCTGTTCCTATTTCATTGCTTCTTCCCCTTCCAAACAAAAGATTTACTGGTAAATTATAATTAAAATTCATTTCTGACTCCTCCTAAAAATAACTTAATAAATATCACTCGATTATTACATTTACTTAAATAAATGCAAAAATGCCTCTATTTTAAAAATAAAGACACCTTCGTCAAAATAATGATATCATAATAAAAATATATATTCCATGATTCTTGCTAACATTTTTTTAGTGCACCCCGAACAAATTTTACAAAAAGATATATATAAATTAAAAGAAGGCATCTCAGCCTTCTACCAATTATCACTTTTATTATTAAATTTATTTATCTTCAAATAGTGCAGTAGATAAATAACGTTCCCCTGTATCAGGAAGTAATACAACTATTGTCTTTCCAGCATTTTCTGGAAGTTTTGCTAATTCAGTTGCTGCATAAATTGCTGCTCCTGACGAAATTCCTACAAGTAGCCCTTCTGTCTTTGATAATTCTCTAGCGGCACTAAATGCTTCTTCTGTTTTAATCTTTATTATTTCATCATAGATTTTTGTATTTAATACATCTGGAACAAAACCTGCACCAATTCCTTGTATTTTATGTGGGCCTGATTTTCCTTCTGATAATACTGGTGAATCAGCTGGCTCTACAGCGACTATTTTAACATTTTGGTTCTTAGATTTTAAATATTCTCCAACTCCTGTAACTGTTCCACCTGTTCCAACACCTGCTACAAATATATCTACTTTTCCATCAGTATCTTCCCAAATTTCTGGTCCAGTAGTGTTTCTATGAACTTCTGGATTAGCCGGATTTATAAATTGACCTGGAATGAATGAATTTGGAGTTTCAGCTGCTAACTCATCAGCTTTTGCAATTGCGCCTTTCATTCCTTTAGCACCTTCTGTTAATACTATTTCTGCACCATAAGCCTTTATAAGACTACGTCTTTCAACACTCATAGTCTCTGGCATTACAATTATAACTTTATACCCTTTAGCAGTTCCTACAGATGCAATTCCGATTCCTGTATTTCCACTAGTTGGTTCAATTATAACTGAGCCTGGTTTTAATAAGCCTTTGTTTTCAGCATCCTCAATCATAGCCTTTGCGATTCTATCTTTAACACTACCTGCTGGATTAAAATATTCTAATTTCGCAACTACAGTAGCTTTTAAATCCTTACCTTTACTATAATTAGCCACTTCCAATAATGGTGTTCTTCCAACTAACTCTGCAAGATTTTTATATATTTTTGACATTACACTCACTCCTCATTATCTTTCTTAGAATTCTTATCTATTTACTATGTTATAAGTATATTCCTATGTTATTATCTAGTCAATACTTTTTTCCATAATTCTTATTAAAATTGTAGGAATTACTCATTTCATCATTCAATTAATTAATTTTAATTATGACAAATATGTTTTAATTATAAATTAACAGTAAAACTCCAATGAAATAGTTAAAATAATGAGCTATGAAATGTTAACAAGAGAAAACTCCTAAATTTATATTTTCATTAATGCTCAAGTCTTATTTAATTTGAACAATAATTAAAATATTATACATAAAAAAATCGCAGGCGACTGTGGAGCCGGAGATTTTTAATATTAAGTTCTGTATTGTGCTTCGCACTCTTTTTATAGGTGCGCATCTGCCTTTTCGAACGTATGTGAGAAAAATATGCACATTAGAAATGGCAGCTATGTACATATGAGAACATTTTATGCAGGCGAATATGATTTGTTTTTTATTCTTTTTTTATACCCAACTCACTTAAATAGCCCTTTTCATATATTATCCACAGATTTTACTGCATTATAAATTCAAAAAGAATAAAAAATAACAAGCCTGTATGGAATTTATCCAACCACTGACTTGCTATTTCCAGTATCTAAATTATTCTAGTTATTTGAATTTATCTAATACTTTTCAAACTATTTTACAAATTTAACCACTCCAGCTTTTCTTTCATGAACTGCTGGCACATTAGCAGTATATCCTATAGCTGCTATTCCCCATACAATATGATTTTCTGGTATATCAAAACTATTTAACACTTTTCTTACTTCTTCCTCATCACAAATGGTCTTTAATTGATTAATCCAACACGACCCTATTTTTAGTGAATTTGCCATTAAGAATATATTTTCTAATGCACATGCACAATCTGCAAGTCCATTTGTATTATCTTTGTCATTAGACAAAATAATTAAAGTTGGAGGCGCATAAAAATTATATCCAGCATCTCTGCCTAAAGCTTCTCTAACTACTTTTGCAAGTAATTCTATTTTTTCTTTGTTTTGAACAACAGTAAATTGCCAGCTTTGCTTATTCATTCCACTTGGTGCATATATCCCTGCTTTTAGAATTAATTCTAACTCACCATCTTTTATTTGATCTTCCTTAAAAGCTCTCACGCTTCTTCTTGTTAATATGTTTTCTAAAACTTCATTCATAATAGCATCTCCTTGTAATAAATGATTTAATAAGTACATTATACCATTTTATAATTCAATTAGTTATATTATCATTATATTAAGTATTGTTTACTAATTTTTTCAAAAAAGTTAGTACTTCATTATTAATTAGAAAAATAATTATAAGATAAATGTTAAAAAGTATAAATAATAAAAAAATCGCAGGCGACTGTGGAGCCGTAGATTTTTAATATTAAGTTCCGTATTGTGCTTTGCACTCTTTTTATAGGTGCGCATCTGCCTTTTCGAACGCATGTGAGAAAAATGTGCACCTTGGAAAGAGCAGCTATGCTGCATATTTAAACCTAGTTGATTAGTCTGTTTCAAAAGTTATCCACAAATTGTCCAACAATATAATTTCCTATAGAATAAAAAAAGAGCCTATCTATAGGTTCAATTATGCTACCTTTAGCTTTTTAAGAAATACTGCATATTCCTTATCAGCTCCCATGATGTGCTCACTAATCCATTTAGATAGAAAATCTATTATTTCTAATACAACTTTCCTTTGGTTTTCATCAATATCTTCTCTTGATGCTACTTGCTTTATTTTATAAACATAAAATGCATGTTCTTCCTCTTGATTATGAATATGTTCATAATTATATTGTTTTAACATATTTTCTTCATACTCAAAGTGATACTTTGTATATTCCAAAAGCTCATCAAGGATTGTCATTATCTCATCATATCTATCATATCCATCATCTATTACTGCAATATCATAAGCTTTTTTTCCTATTTCCATTAGCTTTCTATGCTGTTTATCTATTTCCTCTATGTTTAAATTATATTCATCTTTCCATTGAAATGCTGCCATTTCTTACATCTCCTTTATTTAATAATTATTATTACTAAATAAATTATATCACTTTAAAAAATAATTGCAATATTATTCTAATTTATGAAATATATATATAGCTTAATAGAACTCACTCTTTACTAATTTTTATATAATATATTTTATTTCTTTTTCTTCAAACAATTCATCAATTTCTTTCATAAAAAATTGCTTTATATCATCTATACTCTCCTTTGGATACACATATTTTCCATATCCAAATTGTCCATATTTAAATTTTCGTTCTTCTTCTTTCATTGGAAGTTCACTTTTAGGGAAAGCTTGAAGTATAATATTCTTTGCTGTAGTAGTATAACGATGAGATATTATTTCAAAAGTTATCGGGTTCTTTAAATCCTTTGGAAGTTCCTTGCTTAATTTCAATAATAAATCATGATATTCTTCTTTCCAATTATTATAAATAAAAACAGGCGCAATTAAAAATCCTATTGGATATCCTGCTTTAGCTGCCTTTATACTAGCTTCTATTCTCAA
The window above is part of the Clostridium saccharoperbutylacetonicum N1-4(HMT) genome. Proteins encoded here:
- a CDS encoding nitroreductase family protein, giving the protein MNEVLENILTRRSVRAFKEDQIKDGELELILKAGIYAPSGMNKQSWQFTVVQNKEKIELLAKVVREALGRDAGYNFYAPPTLIILSNDKDNTNGLADCACALENIFLMANSLKIGSCWINQLKTICDEEEVRKVLNSFDIPENHIVWGIAAIGYTANVPAVHERKAGVVKFVK
- a CDS encoding substrate-binding periplasmic protein, translating into MKKLWRKLVILTVVVIGCIGLMAGCGSGGNATNSGAADSSKGKDTLAAAKEKGVLTVASSNDAPFAFIDAKTNEFTGIDAEIITEIAKRLGINKVEMKQIPFENLLVELNNNSVDMVTDGMYVKDERKKLAKFTNIWYKEGEAIVIPKDSKITSKDDLKNVTLGGQKGTAFLETAQKWQKDGLVKDVKIFASQSELMLAVNTGKVDACITDGMVAGYTLSQDSSLNLKILSPYKAEASGMIAAAVRKNDTALADAVNEKLDEMKKDGTILKLLKKYGMNEDYFVSIEDGKTSDK
- the cysK gene encoding cysteine synthase A, yielding MSKIYKNLAELVGRTPLLEVANYSKGKDLKATVVAKLEYFNPAGSVKDRIAKAMIEDAENKGLLKPGSVIIEPTSGNTGIGIASVGTAKGYKVIIVMPETMSVERRSLIKAYGAEIVLTEGAKGMKGAIAKADELAAETPNSFIPGQFINPANPEVHRNTTGPEIWEDTDGKVDIFVAGVGTGGTVTGVGEYLKSKNQNVKIVAVEPADSPVLSEGKSGPHKIQGIGAGFVPDVLNTKIYDEIIKIKTEEAFSAARELSKTEGLLVGISSGAAIYAATELAKLPENAGKTIVVLLPDTGERYLSTALFEDK
- a CDS encoding iron-containing alcohol dehydrogenase produces the protein MNFNYNLPVNLLFGRGRSNEIGTEVSKYGKKALIVTGRSSTKKSGLLDKVITLLKDAKVEYEIFDKVEQNPLTTTVYEGVEVLRETGCDVILGLGGGSIMDAAKSIAFSAKNSGDISEYIFGIKQGNEALPIVLVPTTCGTGSEGNCFSVLTNPETKDKKSLRTNVIIAKASIIDPELMTTMPKSILASVGFDALAHNMEAYVSKIGQPLTDMKAFYGIKLLADNLIRVYNDPADMDAWEQVTLASTLGGMVIGVAGVAAPHGLEHPASGLYDIVHGKGLAALTPVIIEKSWESNVQKYSDISRLLGGTDAKDCAEAIRKFLEKINLKVTLGELGVKKSDIDWMSENCMKVSKPSIANNPKEFNLEEIKDIYINAL
- a CDS encoding amino acid ABC transporter ATP-binding protein, whose protein sequence is MYKVCELSKKYGNLEVLKNISVDIKEGEVVCIIGPSGSGKSTFLRCLNLFEVPTGGEMYYNGKSIMEKNTDSRTLREEVGMVFQKYNLFPLHTVVQNVMLAPVLTKKKNRKEAEEKALELLGKVGLKEKADVYPKTLSGGQQQRVAIARALAMEPKMLLFDEPTSALDPELVGDVLDVMKQLAKDGMTMVVVTHEMGFARDVSDRVIFMDKGYIVEEGSPKEIFTNPKNERTKEFLSRVLN
- a CDS encoding amino acid ABC transporter permease, producing MDILSNLDFSTAFKYLVPSLGDGLWIVIEATIFGFFLAIVLGLLIAIGRISRFKVLRGILVVFLEFIRGTPLLVQLVYMYYVVPLLVSMIVQFWNPGYQFKISSLVAGIVGLGINYGCYISEVIRSSIVSIDGGQNEAALALGLTNNQALFRIIIPQALRNVIPVFGNYLVMMLKDTSLLAYVSVSELLLRTQSYASQSFLTIESYTILAVFYLILSLPLSQLVKLVEKKMLKFS
- a CDS encoding bacteriohemerythrin encodes the protein MAAFQWKDEYNLNIEEIDKQHRKLMEIGKKAYDIAVIDDGYDRYDEIMTILDELLEYTKYHFEYEENMLKQYNYEHIHNQEEEHAFYVYKIKQVASREDIDENQRKVVLEIIDFLSKWISEHIMGADKEYAVFLKKLKVA